ATTACTAACTAATtattaactaactaactaatttTTGTTCTAAAACTAATACATATACAACCACTTGACAGGATCCTAAGTTAGACTATCTTCCTTTTACTTATATATAGTTGCTAATTAATATATTGGTCCTGCCAAGAATCTTGGCTTTTCTTTGATTGTTTGTCTGCATTTTGATGGTATGTGATCCATATGCAAGTTATCCAAAATGTGTAGAATCAAAGTGAGTTTCGATGATATTGTAAATGTAACGTTGGAAAAGGTAAACTACAAATACCAAATATTTATGAGTGGCCTAGCTGGTTACTTGTACAGCTAGAGGATAAATTTCCCCATCAACATTTAATTTCACGTACTGTAATTTCCAGCCtattgtcatgacccgccaATTGATCATGAAGACGGAAGAAAGATCAAGAGTtttggagaggttaatagaaggctctagaatgttcaagagaattcttgaagaaggtagaagaacctagagtcttggagaggttagtggaagactctagattttTGTAGAAGCTTgtggagaagtcttgaaagacttggaattctctagagtgtgtgaAGAGTTTTAGAGTAGGAActtctttataaatatggaaggacttgtatagtaaattttatttacacttaggccccttaggagtagcATAAATaaagggggcattcatttgtagcaaaccatcaagcaatcaagcattcttccaaagcaatacaaaagccttcttcgtAAAAGTTCTTCTGTCTTTCTTACAGTCTAGCggtcccttagcgatctagtcttaaagacttacttgagcttgcaagatcgtgaaagattcgtaagtaagttgtcaagtgccgcacagAAGTCTTaattgaagtctaagtccgtgacactaTGAACCATTATTGTGAAGTGACTTAAACCCCCTTTCATGCACTCCAAGGAAAAAATCAACACATAACAAGACATAATTGGTGGTTTGGTCATGTAAAATCGGTGTATACTACAAGATTAGGTTGCCTTTTCTTTTAGCAATGGCACATGTCGTAAGAAAAAAAGATTGGGAAAAAATTATAACCAAAAACTTACAGGTCATTTCGACTTTGTTATTATAATAATTCACTCGATATGCAGACAAGTTTAAGAGGTTGTCGATGACTTATGGCCAAACACCCTTTTACTATgtttaaaagaagaaaacaataattgCAATTTCTTATTAGTCATCACCGCATTTTTCATCCCTCTTTAATTTTAGGGGATGGATATATAATAATGTACCGATTATTATGgctcaaatttctaaatacgGTCCCTTAATATTCATACCTAGTAATACTTATGTGTGTGAGGCCGACGTTTAGGTTtgattaaaatttaaaagtgaATCCTATAGATAGAGAGAGAATTCCTCATTTTTATAGGAACTTTTATTAGAATAAATGATATCTCCAATTATAGGTCATTTGAAATAATGCACACAATAGTAAAAGATAACTTTCATCTCGTTTTAAATTttgtaataaatataataagcttataaatattttaaaatattaaaatagtgtGTTCAGATAATAAATAAGCTTACAAATGTCTTGGATGGttgttattttatcataatccatTGACATATCTAATGATactaaatttatgaaaatattaaaataatactaaatatggagtaatataataaaacttaaatattatttacaaGCAGTTTAATATAATCATTATTAATTGTATTTGGAATTTCCATTATGATAGACTAGTGTTCAGATATATAATAGAAGATAACCTACAAAATATGATTTGAAAATAGGaattttgttttttcaaaaGATATATGATAGAGATATTACAGAAAGCTTTGAGAATCTTTAATCTTATctaaagttcaatttttttttgtcaatttttttttccaattatgTAATGCCCTTTACATATAGTAAAAAATGTAAATGATAATTATAACAAACCATACAGATACAGTTTTTATAAGTTAAATTTCTCCACTTCATATGAAAGCTATAGCAGTACTCGACATCTATTAAACAATATCAAGAACAAAGTCATATCATGCCCTCAGGAGAAAATAGTGATGATTGTCATGAATGCTATCATTGAGGATATGTACAAGAATGCCTTTGCCGTTATCTAATATTTTTTGCATAATTTCAAAAGTATTGTGAGTTTTAGTGCTAAACACTTTTAAAATTGGATCcattaaattcaaattctaaatccACCTCCATAAAAGACTAATATGAATACATTAATTATCTCGTTTACTTGCTCAAACATAGGTGCAAGCTAGAAAAATAACACTACATTTCTATTTatgaaaaagatttttgaattgctaattttgtttttgttcttaTCAATTAGTACCACGTTTTCCACCCGTCTTTTGGATGGATATGGGGAAGGTATGGACAAGGGCGGAGCTAGAAGCTCGGttgaattcattattttttgtttaaatagtatatttgtattaaaaattttattaaatatatataaatattaagtttagatccattaaattcaaattctaaatccACCTCCATAAAAGACTAATATGAATACATTAATTATCTCGTTTATTTGCTCAAACATAGGTGCAAGCTAGAAAAATAACACTAAGTTTCTATTTatgaaaaagatttttgaattgctaattttgttttacttcttATCAATTACTACCACGTTTATCACCCGTCTTTTGGATGGATAAGGGGAAGGTATGGACAAAGATTTTTGAATTGCTaattttgttttacttcttATCAATTAGCACCACGTTTTTCTCCCGTCTTTTGGATGGATACGGGGAAGGTATGAACAAGGTACGGTTGAGTTCATTAATTTTTgcttaaataatatatttatattaaattttttattaaatatgtataaatattaagTTTAGAATCCAGTTAAAATGattattataaaattcaaaaaacatatatatagctaTAGTATAGCTACTATTCAAAACTTATAAAATTGAAATTCTGACTCGATCTATCATCTAGTCTTTTTAGGCTTTTTGTCATTGATAACGTGGTACAATGAATATGATCTCTTCTCGTTATCTTTATCCCTATAAATAGCCGTGCAGAGTTTGCCATTTTTCTCATCACAGAAATATTCCTTCTTCTTACAGCATAATGGCAAAGCAATCGGGAGGCATTATCGATGTTCCATGCCCAAACAGCCTTGAATTTCAAGATCTTGCTCGTTTTGCTGTCGATGATTATAATCACAAACATCCTGACAGTGTAACGAATTTTACTTTGATTTAACAACCATATTGACACCTATTTAGCTTGTTATTAAAAGTTATTCCAAGTTATATGTGTTTGTATGTAGATCGTTAGTGCACATAACTTAAACTCTCTATCGATCACATCACGCGTTTGTTATTAAAATAAGGCTAACTCTTTTTATTACTAAATATTCATGACTTATTAATTGTTTCAGAATTCTGCATTGGAGTTTGTGAACGTTTTGGGCGTGAAGGAACAAATAGTTGATGGAATAATGTACTATATAACACTTGAAGCAACTGATGgtggaaagaagaaaaaatatgaagcCAAGATTTGGGTGAAGAAATGGGAGGACTTCAAAAAAGTTGTAGAATTTAATCTTGTTGGTGATGATGGCCCAAAGCCGGGAGGCATTATCGACGTTTCATGCGAAAATAACCTGGAATTCCAAGATCTTGCTCGTTTTGCTGTCGATGATTATAATCACAAACATCCTGTAACGAATTTTACTTTGATTTAACAACCATATTGACACCTATTTAGCTTGTTATTAAAAGTTATTCCAAGTTATATGTGCTTGTATGTAGATAGTTAGTGCACAGAACTTAAACTCTCTATTGATCACATCACGCGTTTGCTATTAAAATAAGGCTAACTCTTTTTATTACTAAATATTCATGACTTATTAATTGTTTCAGAATTCTGCATTGGAGTTTGTGAACGTTTTGGGCGTGAAGGAACAAATAGTTGATGGAATAATGTACTATATAACACTTGAAGCAACTGATGgtggaaagaagaaaaaatatgaagcCAAGATTTGGGTGAAGAAATGGGAGGACTTCAAAAAAGTTGTAGAATTTAATCTTGTTGGTGATGATGGCCCAAAGCCGGGAGGCATTATCGACGTTTCATGCGAAAATAACCTGGAATTCCAAGATCTTGCTCGTTTTGCTGTCGATGATTATAATCACAAACATCCTGTAACGAATTTTACTTTGATTTAACAACCATATTGACACCTATTTAGCTTGTTATTAAAAGTTATTCCAAGTTATATGTGTTTGTATGTAGATAGTTAGTGCACAGAACTTAAACTCTCTATTGATCACATCACGCGTTTGCTATTAAAATAAGGCTAACTCTTTTTATTACTAAATATTCATGACTTATTAATTGTTTCAGAATTCTGTATTGGAGTTTGTGAACGTTTTGGGCGTGAAGGAACAAATAGTTGATGGAATAATGTACTATATAACACTTGAAGCAACTGATGgtggaaagaagaaaaaatatgaagcCAAGATTTGGGTGAAGGAATGGGAGAAATTCAAGGAAGTTCAACAATTCAAGCAGCTTCTTGGTGATGAATGAATCTACTCTTATGTTGGTGAGAAATGAAGTTACTATTATGTTGGTGAGAAATAAATCTAGTTTATTTATCTGGATTGTATTATTTGAATGTTGTGTGGCATGAAGTTAGTATTATGTTTGTGAGAAATAATGACAGATTTATTAATCTGGATGTATTTGTATGTTGTGTTGTAAGCGTATATCAATAAATTTAAAGTTTTTACGTTTGAcgtatatatttcatatttaattatgTGTGTGAACTCTCCATCGATCATGATTCCAAGTTCCAACTCATGGCGTGTATTAGTCACACGTCTCATGTTGTACGCATAAATCTGTGTTTTTAACCAGTTTTTAAACGGATTTAAATCTCAAATCTGGAACATCTTAGTTGAACCTATATAATCTCAATTAAAACAGTCTTATTCTCCACTTTTTAACCCATATGTCCTTGCGGAGTCGGCTTAATTCACAATAATAAATGCACTAATATGATGAACACAATAAATTTCATTAACtaagaataataagaataaagCATTACGCTTATAgtaatattttactatatatgtgTATACATTCGAAATGTTAATGTAGATATAACTAAAATACTATGGTTTATTTTCGTCTAAACATACAAGATATCTAAATTTAACATTTAAATGGGGGAAGGTATAGTTTATATCACTGTGTTATATGCTAAGTATACCTCCCTAGCTGGCTGACAAGAAAAGTGGGCACCTTCCCCCTACCCAAAACAATTAATTACTGGAAATTGTTTGAAATGTCTGTTTTAAACTAATTAATAACATTTGCAGTACTGCTATTTTGTTTTATTGTATTAGTCAAGAAAATAGTTCTCTGTCTATTGAATGcttagctcaaattttaaacttCGACTCTATCGTAGACGTGAATCATTTTGAgtgaataatatatcaaaagatttgaaatatcaagtggggctcatattttaaatttgggATTGTTTAGATAAGACTTTGAATTGGtcgaaattgaagaaaaaatcaGCTTGTGAGGAAGATGAACTgctacaatatatagatattgtATAATTAGTGTATGTAGATGTATATAAACCTCTGGGACATagttatacatcatatatacatgcagctatttttgttgaattttttttgggtcATTTGTATGATTATGTAAGTAGCGCAATATTATTCATGACTTACTAGTTCCCATGCTTCAAATGCATTGTTACTAAGTGGATTAGTTGATTAATTATTCATGACTTACTAGTTCTTTTATTTGAACAATATATACTTTGTGTATTTCATAATGCTCTTTTGGAGTTTGTAGAGATTTTGAGTGTGAAGGAACAAGTAGTTGGTGGAATAATATACTAGTATATAACACTTAAGCAATTGACGatggaaagaagaaaatatatgaGACCAAGATTTGGGTGAATGAATGGGAGGACTTCAATGAAGTTCAAGAATTTAAGCTTGTTGGTGATGATTACTCTAATTGTATAATCTTATTGAGCATTAAATCTTTTGGTTATTAAGAAAGGGATCATCTTTAGTGTGGCATGATAACTGAACGGGAATGGGGAATTTGTACATCATTATAGGAGAAGACAATGAAtgtgaagacaattacaaattaaaagagttgatgaATTAGTAAAGAGGGGAAAATGGGACAtagaatttttgaatgatatactGTCAGAGGAGCTAGTAGAGTACTATATCAGTAATAATATTCAACCTCCTTGACAAATGATTGAGTCAGATAAGCCAGTATGGATGATGAACAATAAAGGAACCTTTTCTGTGAAATCAGCTTAGCAGTATATAAGGCATaaagaaggagaaaacaaaATTTACAAGTGGATCTCGACAAAAGACATCCCTTTTAAAGTGGAATTTACAATATGGAGGTTATGGAAATTCAAACTACTTGTAGATGATAGAGTGAGAAGAAGAGAACTGGAAGGTCCATCTAAGTGCTGGTGTTGTGAAAAACCTACTCAGGAGACACTTGCTCATGTGTTCCTGAGATCTTTTTTAGCTAACAAGATTTGGtcttatttttgttcttttgcaGGTTTTAACATTGAAGTACTGCACTTGAGGGAAGTGATAATGCTATGGTGGGAGACAGATGTTAAAAAAGGAATGAGATCATACTATAGAGTTATCCCTAGCTTTATAATACAGGAACTTTGGAGAAGGAGAAATAGAATGAAGCATGAGGGAAAGAAGACATCAATCAAAAAGTTATTCATAATATTACTAGCAACATCTTCATGATAATACAAATGAGGAAGTCTAATATGAAATGTCTTAGTAATTGGTCATATATGATTAAAGAATTGGAAGGTTACAGTCCCAACATGAAGGTAACAAGAGTATTAAGGGATTTCCCACCAGTAAGCTAACTAAAATACAATACAAATGGGCCTTCGAGGGAAAATTCAGGTATAAGCTCTTATGCCTTCTTTTGAGGAATGAAAAAGGGGATCTACTGTATGCAAGGGGAGATACTATTGAAAACACCACTAACACTGTAGCAGAGACGAAGGCGATTCTACATACATGTAAACATAGCAGATAGCAACAACATAATAGCATAATCATTCAAATAGACTTTATGATATTGTACAAGATTCTAAAAGGAAAATAGTCATGTCCTTAGAGAATCACAGAAATAATGACagaaattaaaatattcttACAGGACAAACAACATATATTCCAGCACATTCTCAGTGAAGGAAATCAAATAGTAGACTATTTGACAAATACTGCAATCGATCAAAGAAGGTGCAATTATCAAGATTTTAGCAGTTTGGAGTAGTAGTAAGAAAGATCATTAACAGTGATAAATTAAAATGTCTCTATTTGAGAATAACTCTAGCAAAGGGATGGATGGTACTGGGAGGTTCAAAGTATTATGtgttttgtttttgattttttgtttatttctttcctACTCGACTAGCCATGTAGTGGAATGAGTTTTGCTCAAGGTGGTGTGAGGTGGTGTTTATACtcattacttcatcaataaaatacctaaatttaaccaaaaaaaacTCAAGTGTATAATTGTTTTTGGTTTTCCATCCGGTGTTTGGAGCCCGTGGAGCCCTGACTAAATTCGAATCGCGCACTGCAGGGCTCATTCGGAGGTGGCGCtcccaacaagatttttttcatacgCGAGGCTCGAAACCATAACCCATGTTGGTAGTTCTAAGTGTATATCACTACTACTATAAAGTttttaattaagataaataagGGATAGTTACAAAAATATACAATTAACCAACTTATATTGTAAAAATTTAGTCCGAAACTTACATTATAAATATTTAGCCAAATTCATAATTCggtatacaatattatatatCCGGTATTTAATAATATACAATTTTTTCATAGTTTactttttacaaaatattttaaaacttgatATACACTATTAAACAcccaatatataatatattatataaaattattacagAAATTTATGCACCACatacaataatatataatattatacatTAGTATATAAAAAACggtcttcatcttcttcctttTATCCAATCATCAAATTCATCCAAAAACACTTCAAAAACTGCACCAAATCATCCCAGATTTCATATTTAGGCTCCTCGTTATATAATCGATTTTTTGCAACAATACTCACTCAAAACCAAACTTATttacaaaaatttaattttaaaattttaaagctTCGAACTTCAACAATAGATGCATATGACTTCAACAATATCAATAGTACTTCATGATAACTCCAATAACAGGGATAAAATAATGacttaatatataaatttatccAAGAGTGAAAGAGAAAATTACTTCTAAACATACCTAgaataagaagaaaagagaaaacaGAAGAGGAAGATGAATGAAAAAAGGAATTGAAAtaaaaggtaaaatattttttttaaaaaaactaaatggAGTAATGGGCCACTAGCTGAAAAGTaacatttcttttctttgctaTTGGGCCAAATTGGTAGAAACTTAAAACATGGGGTCTGAAgagggtaaaatgtacgcagaccttactcctacaaTATCATACAAAATTACAAGAGATATTTATACACCCTatacaacaatatacaattttATACTCTAATATTCAAATCACATTTTGTCAAACTTCGTCGACTTATTCTCTCAAACGATAAGATGGTATCTTTTGAAAATTTGCGGAGAGGTAGATCTAGTGACAACATGTTATTCTGAATAGGTGAGACGTCATGAATCAAGACAACAtttgattgaaaaaaataatttaaaaattcttAGGACTTCGCTCTTGAGATTTTGCTACATTAATCGCATCTttaatttgtaattttttaaagtgATTGATGAAATTTTGAGACAGCTCTTATTGAGTTGGATTCGTTTCATAAAGATTTAGTACTTGAATCTGAGTTTGGATTTTTCGAGGTTGAGAGGAGGTTGTAGCCACATAGCAGTTCTCTAGAATTTGTAAGTTCCTCTTTTGAATCAATTCAGATAAGTATTGATAACTTAGActaaattatgtaaaataacCTTATGGATTGCATTAAAGTATAATCATCTAGCAAATAAAATGGTACTTAGTTTACCATGTCCCTGTTTATGTATGTGATATTGAGTTGTATAGAATGTGTCTCTTACATTAGACTAGTATAAGTATCTGCACGATGCGCGAATTGTATACATTAAATTTAATGAGGTGTAAAACTGAATaatatgtttttcatttttaacgGTTATTTTTATAGTACttttaaaatgaagaaatatttgaaaagCAGCGACTCACGGATTGTATATTGTTATTCATATTTCATGGGGcgtataattaaataagatgcaATTCAACtttaactattattgtatatgtacttttaaaaaaaaaggaaatatttttaaagcaaTATTGCTAGTTGACTTGATTTGGATGGAAATTTGAtagcaaaaaatatttaatcatttAGACACAAAGTTTGAGTATTATAGGATATTATTGGTAACGATATGTAAACGTATAGTACCTTCATCATTAACATCAGAACATCACTtcctttttttataaaaaataatttcatttttggcctatAATGGAATAGGGATTATTAAAGTTTTATGGACGTTTGAccataaaaaatttcaaatcttttttgggttgaactccaaaaaatagTTTTGGCCATAAAATATCgaaattcaacttcaaattgaaTTTCAGAAATTTCATTGATTTGAAAAACAACAAAGatatgttataattttttttatcactcTAAGCTTACTCacaaaaagtcaaaaatattttaattttttactcaTGGCTAAACACAATTCATTACTCCTTACTCTGATATTATTATCTGTCCATATTTAGACACCACATATGTAAAAAATATGAACTGTAGCTACCAACTCAGATAATATATATAGCTATAGTAATTAATTTAGGTAATAAAAAGCTAATCAAAACTCATCCATAATCAAGAAGAGTTCCACTAAAATTTATCATGCCGCTTCAAATCTTTGAAACGAAATATCAGTTGGAAATATATTTGCTTTTAAACGGCATTGGCATGTAATGTGATGATAGGaatgaattatgaatttatCTTTACCTCTTATTTTTTTCGTAGCTAAAATCATCAGAAGGCAAGTCTCTAGTTAGCCTACAACTCTTTTTGATTTGTTTCTTGGAAGCACTAttaagtacaacaacaacaaacccagtatagtcccaccatgtggggtctgggaagggcagagtgtacgcagacctaacccccaccttaaaaggtagggcggttgtttccgaaagaccctcggcttaagagagaagaacaagggaggagaaacaaggaaaacaagacataggtcagtagagTCAGGCATACagcaaacaatataaaaatatgaataatgagagcgataaagtcagggtaggaaagatcggggataaaggagcattaactactatagataaaataggatacccaaagtaaactgggccaactaatataagcagtaatcccatgcaaaaatcatatgttaataaacaaatgagcgcgactacgactactatggagaaaagataggccacctagcccactatcttagtctgagtcctccatagcctcctatctaaggtcatgtcctcggtgagctgcaactgtgTCATATcatatctaatcacctcttcccaatacttctttgacatccctttgcccctcctgaaaccgtccatagccaacctctcgcacctccgcactggagcatctgtgtctctcctcttcacatgcccaaaccacctcagtctcgcttcccgcatcttgtcctccaccgatgccactcccaccttgtctcggatatcttcattccttattctatccatcctagtgtgcccacacatccaccgtagcattcgcatttccgcgactttcatcttctgaacatgaagttTTTTTATTGGCCAACACTCTACCCCGTACAATAGAGTCg
This Solanum dulcamara chromosome 8, daSolDulc1.2, whole genome shotgun sequence DNA region includes the following protein-coding sequences:
- the LOC129898986 gene encoding multicystatin-like; amino-acid sequence: MAKQPGGIIDVPCPNSLEFQDLARFAVDDYNHKHPDSNGLLEFGKVLNVQQQVVDGYMYYITLEATKNGKKKEYEAKIWVKKWEDFKKVVEFNLVGDDGPKPAGGIIDLSCENNLEFQDLARFAVHEYNKNKNSALEFVNVLGVKEQIVAGIMYYITLEATDGGKKKKYEAKIWVKKWEDFKKVVEFNLAGDDGPKPGGIIDVPCPNNLEFQDLARFAVNDYNKKKNSALEFVNVLGVKEQIVDGIMYYITLEATDGGKKKKYEAKIWVKKWEDFKKVVEFNLVGDDGPKPGGIIDVSCENNLEFQDLARFAVDDYNHKHPNSALEFVNVLGVKEQIVDGIMYYITLEATDGGKKKKYEAKIWVKKWEDFKKVVEFNLVGDDGPKPGGIIDVSCENNLEFQDLARFAVDDYNHKHPNSVLEFVNVLGVKEQIVDGIMYYITLEATDGGKKKKYEAKIWVKEWEKFKEVQQFKQLLGDE